The DNA sequence CAGGTTGCGATCACCATGCTCGACATGGTCTCCGACCAGATCGGCGGTTCCGGTAAGGTAGCCATCCTCTCTGCGACGGCAAACGCCGCCAACCAGAACGCGTGGATCAAGTTCATGGAGGATGAGATCGCTTCGAACGACAAGTACAAGGGCATTGAGATCGTCGCGAAGGTCTATGGCGACGACGATGACACGAAGTCGTTCCAGGAGGCACAGGGCCTGCTCCAGGCTCACCCCGACCTCAACGCGATCGTCTCGCCGACCACCGTCGGCATCGCCGCCACAGCGCGCTACCTGTCAACCTCCGACTACAAGGGCAAGGTCGTTCTGACCGGCCTGGGCCTGCCCAACGAAATGCGTTCCTTCGTGAAGGATGGGACCGTCAAGGAGTTCGCCCTGTGGGATCCCGCCCAGCTCGGATACGTGGCCGCGTACGCGGGTGCGGCGCTCGATAGTGGCGCAATTAAGGGCGAGGTAGGGGAGAAGTTCACTGCCGGAAACCTCGGTGAGCGCACAATCGGCGAGAACAAGACCGTCGTCGTCGGTGACCCCGTGCGCTTCAATGCGGATAACATCGACAAGTACGACTTCTGACGTCGTCTCCGACGGGGTTGGTGGGCGCACTCGTTGTGCCCACCAACCCCGCCTTCATGCCGTGAATCGCCTGTCATGTGTAGCACCCTGCTTGCTAAATGAAACGATTCACATTAAAATAGACACAACCAATTCCCGTTCAATGATGAAGGGATTTCCCATGAGTGATACCCCACCACTGGCCCACACGCTCGCCACGACGAGCCAGGCTAGCCCCCACCGAGCCTGCTTCCTCCTGCGCGTGCGCCCCGAGAAACTCGCCGAATACGCCGACGTGCACCAGCGTGTCTGGGACGAGATGCGCCAGGCTCTCAGTGACGCCGGGTGGCGACACTACTCGCTCTTCCTCGATCCGGACACCGGCCTCGTCGTCGGCTACTACGAGGCGGACGATGCTCGCGCGGCGGCCGCAGCTATGGAAGACCGCGAGGTCAATACGCGCTGGCAAGCCGAAATGGCCCAGTACTTCCAACCGGACGGGGGCGGCAGTGCCCACTTCCTCAGCCAATACTTCTACCTCGCCTAATCGCCCACCGAGGCAGTGTCCCAAAGGGACACCCCGGCCTCGTCAATCCACACCCCACACGTCGAAGGAGACGTCATGACCATCCACCTGTCCGACCTGCCTGAAAGTGCTCGCACCCTCCTGCGCGAACAGACGATTGAGCTCCCGAGCTGGGCCTTCGGTAACTCCGGAACCCGCTTCAAGGT is a window from the Schaalia odontolytica genome containing:
- the rhaS gene encoding rhamnose ABC transporter substrate-binding protein — its product is MKKGVAALGALTLASALLMSACGGGTSTQGSESSSGGDASGSYDVSSQSITFIPKQLNNPFSDVMLGGGKNAAGEIGFAEVNVVGPLEASSSSQVSFINSEVQAGTNVLVIAANDPDAVCPALQDARKAGTKVVTFDSDSAADCRDLFINQVESKQVAITMLDMVSDQIGGSGKVAILSATANAANQNAWIKFMEDEIASNDKYKGIEIVAKVYGDDDDTKSFQEAQGLLQAHPDLNAIVSPTTVGIAATARYLSTSDYKGKVVLTGLGLPNEMRSFVKDGTVKEFALWDPAQLGYVAAYAGAALDSGAIKGEVGEKFTAGNLGERTIGENKTVVVGDPVRFNADNIDKYDF
- a CDS encoding L-rhamnose mutarotase encodes the protein MSDTPPLAHTLATTSQASPHRACFLLRVRPEKLAEYADVHQRVWDEMRQALSDAGWRHYSLFLDPDTGLVVGYYEADDARAAAAAMEDREVNTRWQAEMAQYFQPDGGGSAHFLSQYFYLA